ATCTGATCGCAGAAACAACTCCTGAGAATTATTTGAATATCCTTACATCAACTGGTCTCGATACAATTATCTTTTTCGATGCATGCAGATTCTCCCAAAGAGAAGGTGATGTGAAGATATTAGATGAAGAAGAGATCAGTACATTTGCTACATCAACTCATACAAGCTCACATGGATTGATAATATCATATATACATAAATTTTCAAAAGCAGTGATTTATGTTATCGGAATCTGTATTGTAAAATCTTCACACTCTCAAAATATGTCAGAGAATGTAAAAAAAAGTGCCGATGAACTTATAGGTTTAATACAACATGCAGTATGCTGAGATAATCCTAACCGGCATTGTTCAGGGCGTTGGATTCCGTCCTTTCGTAAAAAGGACAGCATTGAAGCACAATATTAAAGGATTTGTTGAAAACAGGGAATTCGGAGTGAAGATCATATCTCAGGCTTCAAAAAATACGATACAAAAATTTCTTGATGACCTATTGAACGCTGCTCCGGACGTTTCTACGATACTTACCCATTCGATAACATTTGGTGAAACCGAAGATGTATTTAACACATTTGATATTTCTCCCAGCAAGAAAAAGGGTGAGGTATCAGCACTTATTCCACCGGATATTGCAACATGCGAGGTTTGCGCGCAGGAGATTCTTGATAAGAATGACAGGCATTATCAGT
This region of Candidatus Cloacimonadota bacterium genomic DNA includes:
- a CDS encoding hydrogenase maturation protease — protein: MAETTPENYLNILTSTGLDTIIFFDACRFSQREGDVKILDEEEISTFATSTHTSSHGLIISYIHKFSKAVIYVIGICIVKSSHSQNMSENVKKSADELIGLIQHAVC